A genomic segment from Pseudosulfitobacter sp. DSM 107133 encodes:
- a CDS encoding SOS response-associated peptidase has product MCGRFAITLPTDAMAQLFAAAPANDLPQVPNYNICPTDPVHVIRSDGTQRSLLSMRWGFIPHWYKTPADGPLLINARAETIAEKPAFRSACRERRCVMLASGFYEWTKDTEGNRLPWYITRRDTAPLAFAAVWQDWDKGDNPLRTCAIVTTGANATMSKIHHRMPVVLEPEQLSLWLGEEGKGAARLMQAAPEDKLQMHRVDRAVNSNRAAGPELIEPFD; this is encoded by the coding sequence ATGTGTGGACGTTTTGCCATAACCCTGCCCACCGACGCGATGGCGCAATTGTTTGCGGCGGCCCCTGCGAACGATCTGCCGCAGGTGCCCAACTATAATATCTGCCCGACCGATCCCGTGCATGTGATCCGCAGCGACGGAACGCAGCGGTCGCTATTGTCGATGCGCTGGGGCTTTATCCCGCACTGGTACAAGACCCCCGCCGACGGGCCGTTGCTGATCAACGCTCGCGCCGAAACCATCGCTGAAAAGCCGGCTTTTCGCAGTGCCTGCCGCGAACGGCGCTGCGTGATGTTGGCAAGCGGGTTCTATGAATGGACCAAAGACACCGAAGGCAACCGGCTGCCGTGGTATATCACCCGTCGGGACACCGCCCCGCTGGCTTTTGCCGCGGTCTGGCAGGACTGGGACAAGGGCGACAATCCGCTGCGCACCTGCGCGATTGTCACAACCGGGGCAAATGCCACCATGTCGAAGATCCACCACCGGATGCCCGTGGTGCTTGAGCCCGAGCAGCTGTCCCTGTGGTTGGGCGAAGAGGGCAAGGGAGCGGCCCGTCTGATGCAGGCCGCGCCAGAGGATAAATTGCAGATGCATCGGGTGGATCGGGCGGTGAATTCGAACCGCGCTGCGGGCCCCGAACTGATTGAACCCTTTGACTGA
- a CDS encoding acyl-CoA dehydrogenase translates to MNAETPILKAKDAPDLGSFDWADPFRLSQQLTEDERMIQDSAAAYAKEKLAPRIIDAFANETADKSIFAEMGDMGLLGVTLPEEYGGLGGSYVSYGLVAREVERIDSGYRSMMSVQSSLVIYPIYAYGSEEQRKKYLPKLASGEWVGCFGLTEPDAGSDPAGMKTRAVKTPTGYKLTGSKMWISNAPFADVFVVWAKSEEHGGKIRGFILEKGMKGLSAPKIENKLSLRASITGEIVMDGVEVGDDALLPNVQGLKGPFGCLNRARYGISWGALGAAEFCWHAARQYGLDRKQFNKPLAGTQLFQKKLADMQTEIALGLQASLQVGRLMDAAQAAPEMISIVKRNNCGKALDIARISRDMHGGNGISGEFQVMRHVMNLETVNTYEGTHDVHALILGRAQTGIQAFF, encoded by the coding sequence ATGAATGCAGAAACTCCGATCCTGAAAGCCAAAGACGCCCCAGATCTGGGCAGCTTCGACTGGGCCGATCCTTTTCGCCTGTCGCAGCAGCTGACCGAAGACGAACGCATGATCCAGGACAGCGCCGCGGCCTATGCCAAGGAAAAGCTGGCTCCGCGCATCATCGACGCCTTTGCCAATGAAACCGCCGACAAGTCGATCTTTGCCGAAATGGGCGATATGGGCCTGCTGGGCGTGACCCTGCCCGAGGAATATGGCGGTCTGGGCGGCTCTTATGTCTCTTACGGTCTGGTCGCACGCGAGGTCGAGCGGATCGACAGCGGTTACCGGTCGATGATGTCGGTGCAATCCAGCCTGGTGATCTATCCGATCTACGCCTACGGCTCGGAAGAGCAGCGCAAGAAATACCTGCCCAAACTCGCCAGCGGCGAATGGGTAGGCTGCTTTGGTCTGACCGAACCTGACGCAGGGTCCGACCCCGCAGGCATGAAAACCCGTGCGGTGAAAACACCCACAGGCTACAAGCTGACCGGCTCGAAAATGTGGATCTCGAACGCGCCGTTTGCGGACGTGTTTGTGGTCTGGGCCAAGTCGGAAGAGCATGGCGGCAAGATCCGCGGCTTTATCCTTGAAAAAGGCATGAAGGGTCTGAGCGCACCCAAGATCGAAAACAAGCTGTCCTTGCGCGCCTCGATCACCGGCGAAATCGTCATGGACGGTGTCGAGGTTGGCGACGACGCGCTGTTGCCCAACGTGCAAGGTCTGAAAGGCCCGTTCGGCTGTCTGAACCGTGCCCGCTATGGCATCAGCTGGGGCGCACTGGGCGCAGCCGAATTCTGCTGGCACGCCGCCCGTCAGTACGGTCTGGACCGCAAACAGTTCAACAAACCGCTGGCCGGCACGCAGCTGTTCCAGAAGAAACTGGCCGACATGCAGACCGAAATCGCGCTGGGCCTGCAAGCCTCGTTGCAAGTGGGACGTCTGATGGATGCGGCACAAGCGGCGCCTGAAATGATCTCGATCGTCAAGCGTAACAACTGCGGCAAGGCGCTGGATATCGCCCGCATCTCGCGCGACATGCACGGCGGCAACGGTATCTCGGGTGAATTCCAGGTGATGCGCCATGTG
- a CDS encoding LysR substrate-binding domain-containing protein — protein MIAPRRFLPSTGALMAFEAVARLGSATAAAQELSLTQSGVSRQLRSLETQIGASLVQREGRALVLTPVGREYARTVREILHRLAAASVAARTNPDGGTLNLAILPAFGMHWLAPRLQDFARSHPEVTVNLSTRLAPFDFRASRFDAAIHFGREDWPGADHLPLMPETVVPVCAPGLLQQATTAQIAAQPLLHLETRPKGWARWLAAQGWTADLPPGMQFDQFSTMAQAAIHGMGVALLPTFVAQPYLDSGQLAMASGETSESIGTYYLVWPSERANLAPLHSFRTWLQDQTRRTG, from the coding sequence ATGATCGCCCCCCGCCGCTTTCTACCCTCCACCGGTGCGCTGATGGCATTCGAGGCCGTCGCGCGTCTGGGGTCTGCGACGGCGGCGGCGCAAGAGCTGTCGTTGACCCAAAGCGGGGTCAGCCGCCAGTTGCGCAGCCTTGAAACGCAGATCGGTGCATCGCTGGTGCAGCGCGAGGGGCGTGCGCTGGTGCTGACGCCGGTGGGGCGCGAATATGCACGCACCGTGCGCGAGATACTGCACCGGCTGGCGGCGGCATCGGTGGCGGCGCGCACCAACCCCGACGGCGGCACGCTGAACCTTGCGATCCTGCCCGCCTTTGGCATGCATTGGCTGGCCCCGCGCTTGCAGGATTTCGCGCGCAGCCACCCCGAGGTTACCGTGAACCTGTCCACCCGTCTTGCCCCCTTCGATTTCCGTGCGAGCCGGTTTGACGCGGCCATACATTTTGGCCGCGAGGACTGGCCCGGTGCCGATCACCTGCCCCTGATGCCGGAAACCGTGGTGCCGGTCTGTGCGCCCGGCCTGCTGCAACAGGCAACCACCGCGCAGATCGCCGCCCAGCCGCTGCTGCATCTGGAAACGCGGCCCAAAGGGTGGGCGCGCTGGCTGGCGGCGCAGGGATGGACCGCGGATTTGCCGCCGGGGATGCAATTCGACCAGTTTTCAACAATGGCGCAGGCGGCGATTCACGGCATGGGCGTGGCGCTGCTGCCGACCTTTGTGGCCCAGCCCTACCTTGACAGCGGTCAACTGGCGATGGCTTCGGGCGAAACCTCGGAAAGCATCGGGACATATTACCTTGTCTGGCCGTCCGAGCGCGCCAATCTTGCCCCCCTGCACTCTTTTCGCACCTGGCTGCAAGATCAAACCCGCCGCACGGGCTGA
- a CDS encoding tetratricopeptide repeat-containing sulfotransferase family protein: MARPNPELTIKAQRAFSEGRFAASLKAARTAIKANGAQPVPLTLAGLSCANLGQHSEALRFFTQLVKVTPNDPAARQNRIQALLSTGDTARAVTEVESALARWPDVPALLRLRVNACLAAKDHATARTAVDAAISVSPQDATLHGLCARIALDTYDNATALASLETAVTLAPHNPDLRLQYAEYLLEHATHDRARSQIEAGLQAAPDHIGLTLLQARLYGALDQPKMAFDAYARVLAQIPAHPIALNGMAYVADAAAAETLLEPLKSAAEAEKRGSPLQILLTFAQARAERTMGAPGAAERLVIGNRLAARAMPYDAKAEVAEHAEILTLDQTMTPAAVSSAGPVPVFVVGLIRSGTSLCEQVAVAHPQVNGLGELTQIGNAIRAALRDGTQAPDLAATYLSALPSMPAGTAAFVDKMPENFRFIGPILRAFPNAVVIEMQRDPRDVALSMWDSLFPTTAHAYANDFAWMAQHMNHYARVMADWRAAFGDRIHAVRYSDLVSDLDSTSRRLADLCGVSWDSAMLAPQDVIRPVLTASSQQVRAPVHTRSLGRWQGHTEQLAPLLDGLDRALWPDL; this comes from the coding sequence ATGGCCCGCCCCAACCCCGAACTGACGATCAAAGCGCAACGTGCCTTTTCAGAGGGGCGCTTTGCTGCCAGCCTCAAAGCCGCACGAACTGCGATCAAGGCGAATGGCGCGCAGCCTGTTCCGCTGACACTGGCCGGCCTGTCCTGTGCCAATCTGGGTCAGCATTCCGAGGCATTGCGGTTCTTCACGCAACTGGTCAAGGTTACCCCGAACGATCCTGCCGCGCGACAGAACCGGATACAGGCGTTGCTTAGCACCGGCGACACAGCACGCGCGGTGACCGAGGTCGAAAGCGCGCTGGCACGGTGGCCCGATGTGCCTGCCCTGTTGCGTCTGCGGGTCAATGCCTGTCTTGCTGCCAAGGATCACGCCACTGCCCGCACGGCTGTGGATGCCGCGATTTCTGTGTCGCCCCAGGATGCAACGCTGCACGGGCTGTGCGCCCGCATTGCCTTGGACACTTACGACAACGCCACAGCTCTGGCCAGCTTGGAAACCGCTGTCACGCTGGCACCGCACAATCCTGATTTGCGGTTGCAATACGCCGAATACCTGCTGGAACACGCCACCCATGACCGCGCGCGCAGCCAGATTGAAGCCGGATTGCAGGCAGCTCCCGATCACATAGGCCTGACCCTGCTTCAGGCGCGGCTGTACGGTGCCCTCGACCAGCCGAAAATGGCATTCGATGCTTATGCGCGCGTTCTGGCGCAGATACCCGCGCATCCGATTGCCCTGAACGGCATGGCCTATGTGGCGGATGCAGCCGCGGCGGAAACACTTTTGGAACCGCTGAAATCTGCGGCAGAGGCCGAGAAACGCGGCAGCCCGCTGCAAATTCTGCTGACATTCGCGCAGGCCCGCGCCGAGCGGACGATGGGCGCTCCAGGTGCCGCCGAACGGCTGGTCATCGGCAACCGCCTGGCGGCCCGCGCGATGCCCTATGATGCCAAGGCTGAAGTTGCGGAGCACGCTGAAATTCTGACACTGGATCAAACCATGACACCGGCGGCTGTGTCATCCGCGGGGCCGGTGCCTGTTTTCGTGGTCGGCCTGATCCGCTCGGGCACGTCGCTGTGCGAGCAGGTGGCAGTGGCCCATCCCCAAGTCAACGGATTGGGCGAGTTGACCCAGATCGGAAACGCCATTCGCGCGGCCCTGCGTGACGGCACCCAAGCACCCGATCTGGCGGCGACCTATCTAAGTGCTCTGCCCTCGATGCCTGCGGGCACTGCCGCCTTTGTCGACAAGATGCCCGAAAACTTCCGCTTTATCGGCCCGATCCTGCGCGCCTTTCCCAATGCGGTCGTGATCGAAATGCAGCGCGATCCGCGTGATGTGGCCCTGTCGATGTGGGACAGCCTGTTCCCGACCACCGCACACGCCTATGCCAACGACTTTGCATGGATGGCCCAGCATATGAACCACTATGCGCGCGTCATGGCTGACTGGCGCGCAGCCTTTGGAGACCGTATTCATGCAGTGCGCTACAGCGACCTGGTCAGCGATCTGGACAGCACCTCGCGCCGCCTTGCCGACCTGTGCGGCGTATCATGGGATAGCGCGATGCTGGCCCCCCAAGACGTGATCCGCCCGGTTTTGACCGCCAGCAGCCAGCAAGTGCGCGCACCGGTCCATACCCGATCCCTGGGACGCTGGCAGGGGCATACCGAACAGCTTGCCCCGTTGCTTGACGGCCTTGATCGCGCGCTGTGGCCCGATCTCTAG
- a CDS encoding MFS transporter: protein MIRQFLPVFALLLGSSFLLFAGGINGLILPVRGSAEGFSAFSLGLLGTGWAVGYMAGCVLTPRLVANVGHVRAFGAMAAIAAVSMLGSAIMLTPWAWIVLRGVCGFCFAGAAMIVESWLSDQAAPDQRGRIFGVYSMVNLGAVTAGQMTLTLGDTSGFLFFAVGAIFYCLALVPTALSSSSNPAPLVAARLDMKALWRNSPVAVFAVFWVGVSNSAFGTLAAVYAERTGLVLAAVALFTSLPILAGALAQIPVGVLSDRMDRRKVLVGIALAALIADTLFITLAPQGRIPNFILAAILGGSIFAMYPVIVAHANDHAAPGTSIQISGGLLLLYGGGGIIGPLMAGWAMTSFADRALFAITAAAHVLVIVYTLWRISRRVAVKDENKTAFQVAPGGRGSTPQTAALAASDAEVQAEADSAIPL from the coding sequence ATGATCCGCCAGTTCCTGCCTGTTTTTGCCCTGCTGCTGGGCTCTTCCTTTCTGCTGTTCGCCGGGGGGATCAACGGGCTGATCCTGCCGGTGCGCGGCAGCGCCGAAGGGTTTTCGGCCTTTTCGCTGGGCCTGCTCGGCACCGGCTGGGCCGTCGGCTATATGGCGGGCTGCGTGCTGACACCGCGACTGGTGGCAAATGTCGGGCATGTGCGGGCCTTTGGCGCGATGGCGGCGATTGCGGCGGTGTCGATGCTGGGATCGGCCATCATGCTGACCCCCTGGGCCTGGATCGTCCTGCGCGGCGTCTGCGGGTTCTGCTTTGCGGGGGCGGCAATGATCGTCGAAAGCTGGCTGAGCGATCAGGCCGCGCCCGACCAGCGCGGACGTATTTTTGGCGTCTATTCGATGGTCAACCTTGGCGCGGTGACCGCAGGGCAGATGACCCTGACACTGGGCGACACATCGGGATTTTTGTTCTTTGCCGTGGGGGCGATATTCTATTGCCTCGCACTGGTCCCCACCGCCCTGTCCTCCAGTTCGAACCCTGCTCCGCTGGTCGCCGCGCGGCTGGACATGAAGGCGCTGTGGCGCAACTCGCCCGTGGCCGTGTTCGCGGTGTTCTGGGTTGGCGTCAGCAACTCGGCCTTTGGAACGCTGGCGGCGGTCTATGCCGAGCGCACGGGGCTGGTGCTGGCGGCTGTGGCCTTGTTCACCTCGCTGCCGATCCTGGCGGGCGCGCTGGCGCAGATCCCTGTGGGTGTCCTCAGCGACCGGATGGACCGCCGCAAGGTGCTGGTCGGCATCGCGTTGGCCGCGCTGATCGCCGACACGCTGTTCATCACCCTCGCACCACAGGGACGCATTCCCAATTTCATCTTGGCCGCGATCCTGGGCGGCTCGATATTTGCCATGTATCCGGTGATCGTGGCCCACGCCAACGACCACGCCGCCCCCGGCACCTCGATCCAGATTTCTGGCGGGTTGCTGTTGCTGTATGGCGGCGGCGGAATTATCGGTCCCCTGATGGCGGGCTGGGCAATGACCAGTTTTGCCGACCGCGCCTTGTTCGCCATCACCGCCGCAGCGCATGTTCTGGTGATCGTCTACACGCTGTGGCGTATCTCGCGACGGGTGGCGGTAAAAGACGAAAACAAGACCGCCTTTCAGGTGGCACCGGGCGGGCGGGGCAGCACGCCGCAAACCGCAGCGCTTGCCGCATCTGACGCCGAAGTACAGGCCGAAGCCGACAGCGCCATACCGCTCTGA